The genome window CGGGATGTGATTGGTTAGCAGGGCCGGATTGAGCTGGCGCAAGCGGCGTGCGCTCAGGTGCAGCCGAGTCGCGATCCTGCTCAGCGGGCCGGCGTCAACATAAAGCCTGCCGTAATCGTCTTGGAGTTGGGTCAAATCGGCCTGCTGCAGGCCATAGGCCTGCGCATTGCGCGAGATAAAATCCACGGCCATGAAGCGGTCGATCAGCGAGCGTGTTCGCGAGGGCAGGTTCTTCAGCATCAATTCTGGGTTGACGTTATTCCAGCCCACGAACCGATTGATGCCGCCTTCGCCCTCGTTCCAGGCCACGATTGTAAGGCGCCAGTCACCACCGACCTCATCGTGCAGCTCGGCCAAATATTCCGCCGCTGCGCGGGTAGATTTAATTGGGTCGCGCCGCTCATCGAGGTAGCGGTTGACGCGCAGGCCGAAGCGGCGTGCCGTGCTCTTGGTC of Candidatus Binataceae bacterium contains these proteins:
- a CDS encoding transglycosylase SLT domain-containing protein; the protein is MRRGLTYLLVSTLGVVVFIAAARADLINPPAGAAKAQVNFEQSPPRRVAPFPIMLNSAVRAYVDAYLASSDGLRRCYERSAPYFNQMVEVLRRRGLPPDIIYLAFAESAFSSRGAGPWQLTKSTARRFGLRVNRYLDERRDPIKSTRAAAEYLAELHDEVGGDWRLTIVAWNEGEGGINRFVGWNNVNPELMLKNLPSRTRSLIDRFMAVDFISRNAQAYGLQQADLTQLQDDYGRLYVDAGPLSRIATRLHLSARRLRQLNPALLTNHIPPGGYELTVPASRLADLDR